In the genome of Pseudorasbora parva isolate DD20220531a chromosome 10, ASM2467924v1, whole genome shotgun sequence, one region contains:
- the atg14 gene encoding beclin 1-associated autophagy-related key regulator, which translates to MACPLTGEPRSSGPGEEHSESGSEARAPARPHPPQQHLQPACASAAAAVMVEALDDAEGLFVAVERCPLCNTARRRLTCARCIQNGDFVYFDGRNPERYSEKLERLQKLKNEKENLQQRVIDAMDKKVEADQLRWKVMSCKMKIQQLKEAICISNEEVKSGRELLLRSQEEGQRLQRRASRHQEKRDKIKRHNQRLGELLEKRSKELQGRLEALAEVRREHILELTTHIFNIQEEKQGSRDPADPVVAEYDLALTSSTVSELAEARRTTYHSGRWIWDDQNGETSISITGPHVTLPSNGDCSAYYSWVEEKSGNQGPELDHINPAHTISAALCYATQLVNILSHILDVNLPKKLCNSEFCGDNLTRYRFTRAVNKLNTNILHLCFSQHVDSELLHPHHTLRNIMFLVSPANKNLGRTGPFEVSADLEDSMEFVEPEEAGPVEESGDEAVTDEETDLGTDWETVPSPRFCDIPSQPMDLSQSGMQASQPVGNAGGMISSAAASVTSWFRAYTGQR; encoded by the exons ATGGCTTGTCCTTTAACAGGCGAACCCCGTTCTTCGGGGCCTGGTGAAGAGCATTCAGAGTCTGGATCAGAGGCCCGGGCGCCTGCCCGACCCCATCCGCCTCAGCAGCATCTTCAACCGGCGTGCGCTAGCGCTGCTGCCGCGGTCATGGTGGAGGCTCTCGATGATGCAGAAGGTCTCTTTGTTGCCGTGGAGAGATGTCCGCTCTGCAACACTGCCAGGCGGAGACTGACCTGTGCCCGTTGCATTCAAAACGGGGATTTCGTGTATTTTGACGGGAGAAATCCGGAGAG GTATTCAGAAAAGCTTGAAAGACTAcaaaagctgaaaaatgaaaAGGAGAATCTTCAACAGAG AGTCATCGATGCCATGGACAAGAAAGTTGAGGCAGACCAGCTT AGGTGGAAAGTCATGTCATGCAAGATGAAAATCCAACAACTCAAAGAGGCCATCTGCATTAGCAATGAAGAAGTCAAGAGTG GCAGGGAGCTGTTGTTGCGTTCCCAGGAGGAAGGGCAGCGACTGCAGCGCAGGGCCAGCCGACATCAGGAAAAGAGGGACAAAATTAAGCGGCACAACCAACGTCTGGGCGAGCTCCTGGAGAAGAGATCCAAAGAGCTGCAGGGGAGGCTGGAGGCCCTGGCTGAGGTGCGGAGAGAGCATATCCTGGAGCTCACCACTCACATCTTCAACATCCAGGAGGAGAAGCAGGGCAGCAG GGACCCAGCGGATCCAGTTGTGGCTGAGTATGACCTTGCTCTGACCTCCAGCACTGTCAGTGAACTTGCAGAGGCAAGGCGAACCACCTATCATTCAGGCCGCTGGATCTGGGACGATCAGAATGGAGAGACGAGCATCAGCATCACTGGGCCACACGTCACACTTCCCAGTAATGGAGACTGCTCAGCCTATTACAGCTGGGTGGAGGAGAAGAGTGGAAACCAGGGGCCAG aGCTGGACCACATCAACCCGGCACACACCATCAGTGCCGCCCTCTGTTATGCTACACAGCTCGTCAATATCCTGTCTCATATTCTGGACGTCAACCTGCCAAAAAAGTTGTGCAACAG TGAGTTCTGCGGTGATAATCTGACTCGCTACCGATTCACCCGAGCCGTAAACAAGCTCAACACCAACATCCTGCACCTCTGCTTCTCACAG CATGTTGACAGCGAGCTGCTTCATCCTCACCACACTTTGAGGAATATCATGTTTCTAGTGTCTCCAGCAAACAAGAACCTCGGCAG AACGGGGCCGTTTGAGGTGAGCGCTGACTTAGAAGACTCTATGGAGTTTGTGGAACCAGAAGAGGCTGGACCTGTGGAGGAGAGCGGAGACGAAGCAGTCACGGATGAAGAAACAGACTTGGGCACAGACTGGGAGACGGTTCCAAGTCCTCGCTTCTGTGACATCCCCTCCCAGCCTATGGATCTTTCCCAGAGCGGTATGCAGGCGTCCCAGCCAGTTGGCAACGCAGGGGGCATGATTTCCTCGGCGGCCGCCTCCGTCACGTCCTGGTTTCGTGCCTACACAGGGCAGCGCTGA